From Hippea alviniae EP5-r, the proteins below share one genomic window:
- the topA gene encoding type I DNA topoisomerase encodes MNLVVVESPAKAKTIGKFLGKDYNVVASYGHIRDLPKSSFGVDIEHNFKPKYVVPKEKKPIVDTLKKLSKESELVYIATDEDREGEAIGWHITQATKISEDKVKRIAFHEITKKAILEAIKNPRKIDMDMVNSQEARRILDRIVGYKLSPLLAKKIRRGLSAGRVQSVALKLIVEREEEIENFKPQEYWSIHPVFENAIESTLTKVNGKKLDKFDIDSEKKAKEITEKIKKESFIVSSISRSKTTKKPDPPFITSTMQMAASNILGFSAQRTMRIAQSLYEGVDIKNQRVGLITYMRTDSLHIADEAKKAARDLIKKLLGDEYLPDKPVEYKTKSRLAQEAHEAIRPTDPSLLPETMKPYLTEEQFKLYDLIWRRFMASQMKPAEFKNTSITFLSDSFEAKASFKELTFEGFLRIWTFSKVQQQQAPQLKKNQSVKLTDIKAKQHFTEPPPRYTEATLIKELEKHGIGRPSTYATIIDTIQKRGYVILKDKKFYPQEIGIITSKMLDKFFSDIINVKFTAKMEEGLDKIAKKELDKVELLKKFYDKFKELLDYAYQNMERIKPEDEKTDIVCELCGAPMVIREGRYGKFLACSNYPKCKNTKPLNEEITDIKCDKCGAPMVVKYSKKGTKFLACSNYPKCKNTKPFPTGLKCPECGVDLIEFSSKKGKFYGCSNYPECKFTIRGELKNQTCPECGYTLFVKKKGKWCCARKGCNYCEEESTGE; translated from the coding sequence ATGAATCTTGTAGTGGTTGAATCACCAGCCAAAGCAAAAACCATAGGCAAGTTTTTAGGTAAAGATTACAATGTTGTGGCATCTTATGGCCATATCAGGGATTTACCTAAAAGTTCATTTGGCGTCGATATAGAGCACAACTTCAAACCAAAGTATGTTGTTCCCAAGGAGAAAAAACCCATAGTTGACACCTTAAAGAAACTTTCAAAAGAGTCAGAACTCGTTTATATAGCAACAGACGAAGATAGAGAAGGCGAAGCTATAGGATGGCATATAACACAAGCCACAAAAATTAGCGAAGATAAGGTAAAACGCATTGCATTTCACGAGATAACAAAAAAAGCAATATTAGAAGCCATCAAGAACCCACGAAAAATAGACATGGACATGGTCAATTCCCAAGAAGCACGAAGGATTTTAGACCGCATAGTAGGTTATAAACTTTCTCCACTCTTAGCAAAAAAAATTAGAAGAGGTTTGAGCGCTGGAAGGGTTCAATCCGTTGCATTAAAACTCATCGTCGAGCGAGAAGAAGAGATAGAAAACTTCAAACCACAAGAATACTGGAGCATTCATCCTGTTTTTGAAAATGCGATAGAGTCAACTCTAACAAAAGTAAACGGCAAAAAGTTAGACAAGTTTGACATAGACTCAGAGAAAAAAGCTAAAGAGATTACTGAAAAAATAAAAAAAGAGAGCTTTATCGTCTCGTCTATTTCGCGCTCAAAAACAACGAAAAAACCCGACCCACCTTTTATAACGAGCACAATGCAGATGGCAGCATCAAACATATTAGGATTCTCAGCTCAAAGAACAATGCGTATAGCACAATCCCTATACGAAGGTGTCGATATAAAAAACCAGAGAGTTGGTCTTATCACATACATGAGAACAGACTCATTACACATAGCAGATGAAGCAAAAAAAGCAGCAAGAGACTTGATAAAAAAGCTCTTAGGAGATGAGTATTTGCCAGACAAACCCGTTGAATACAAAACAAAATCAAGATTAGCTCAAGAAGCCCACGAAGCCATAAGACCAACAGACCCATCCCTTTTGCCCGAGACGATGAAACCATACTTAACAGAAGAGCAGTTCAAGTTATATGACCTGATATGGCGCAGATTTATGGCAAGCCAGATGAAGCCAGCAGAGTTTAAAAACACATCTATTACATTTTTATCTGACAGCTTTGAAGCAAAAGCGTCGTTTAAAGAGTTAACATTTGAAGGATTTTTAAGAATATGGACTTTTTCAAAGGTTCAGCAGCAACAAGCTCCGCAACTTAAGAAGAATCAGAGTGTAAAACTCACAGACATAAAAGCAAAACAGCATTTTACAGAACCGCCGCCACGATACACAGAAGCAACACTAATAAAAGAACTTGAAAAACACGGCATAGGAAGACCATCAACATACGCAACAATAATCGATACCATCCAGAAAAGGGGATATGTAATTTTAAAGGATAAAAAGTTTTATCCGCAGGAGATAGGCATAATAACAAGCAAGATGCTTGATAAATTCTTCTCAGACATCATAAATGTAAAATTTACAGCTAAAATGGAAGAAGGCTTAGATAAAATCGCAAAAAAAGAGTTAGACAAGGTTGAGCTTTTGAAAAAGTTTTACGATAAATTCAAAGAACTGCTTGATTATGCTTATCAAAACATGGAACGCATAAAGCCTGAAGACGAAAAAACGGATATTGTGTGTGAGCTGTGTGGTGCACCAATGGTCATACGAGAAGGAAGATACGGTAAATTTTTGGCATGCTCCAACTATCCAAAGTGCAAAAATACAAAGCCATTAAACGAAGAGATAACAGACATAAAGTGTGATAAGTGCGGTGCTCCAATGGTTGTTAAATACTCAAAGAAAGGGACAAAATTTTTAGCATGTTCTAACTACCCAAAATGCAAAAATACAAAGCCATTTCCAACGGGTTTGAAATGTCCAGAGTGTGGTGTCGATTTGATAGAGTTTTCATCAAAAAAGGGCAAGTTTTACGGATGCTCAAACTATCCAGAGTGTAAGTTCACCATTCGCGGAGAGCTCAAAAACCAAACCTGTCCAGAGTGTGGTTATACGCTTTTTGTAAAGAAAAAAGGCAAGTGGTGTTGTGCAAGAAAGGGATGTAATTACTGCGAAGAAGAAAGCACAGGTGAATAA
- the dprA gene encoding DNA-processing protein DprA has product MQTSELAVLLSGLTIRDPSEYKDLNDIYSKLKFKIKKRNIEKELEYIEKNNIRVISFFDENYPESLRQIYYPPIVLYVKGELKENPLTIAIVGTRYPSGYGQRVAKYLTSYLVNSGFSIVSGLALGIDALAHKTTLENNGYTIAVLGNGLSIRYPEKNRELYEQIEKKGCLVSEFGVFEPPNRYNFPARNRIIAGLSKATAVIEADIKSGSLITARLTIEQGKTVFSVPGEIFSKRSKGTNKLISEGAIPVIDVNTILEHFYIELKEELKEAENPANLNEDEKIVLELMEGSTTEDELAIKSNMEIGKISEILFDLELKGLIKRNDYGEYEKI; this is encoded by the coding sequence TTGCAAACAAGTGAACTTGCCGTTTTGCTCTCTGGTTTAACCATAAGAGACCCAAGCGAGTATAAAGATTTAAACGACATATACAGTAAACTGAAATTTAAGATAAAAAAGAGAAATATAGAAAAGGAGCTCGAATATATAGAAAAAAACAACATTCGAGTAATAAGCTTTTTTGATGAAAATTATCCAGAAAGCTTAAGGCAAATTTATTACCCGCCGATTGTGCTTTATGTAAAAGGAGAGTTAAAAGAAAACCCGCTAACAATTGCTATAGTTGGAACAAGATACCCTTCAGGATATGGGCAAAGGGTTGCAAAGTATCTTACATCTTACCTTGTAAACAGTGGATTTAGTATCGTAAGCGGACTTGCATTAGGAATAGACGCTTTAGCACACAAAACAACACTTGAAAACAACGGATACACAATAGCCGTTTTAGGCAATGGTTTAAGCATAAGATACCCAGAGAAAAATAGAGAACTTTACGAGCAGATAGAGAAAAAGGGTTGTCTTGTAAGTGAGTTTGGTGTATTTGAACCACCAAATAGATACAATTTCCCTGCAAGAAACAGAATAATAGCAGGATTATCAAAGGCGACAGCCGTTATAGAAGCAGACATCAAAAGTGGTTCTCTCATTACGGCAAGATTAACCATAGAGCAAGGCAAAACCGTATTTTCAGTGCCAGGTGAGATATTCTCAAAGAGAAGTAAAGGCACAAACAAACTAATAAGCGAAGGTGCTATTCCTGTTATCGATGTAAACACGATTTTAGAACACTTCTATATAGAGCTGAAAGAAGAGCTAAAAGAAGCAGAAAATCCAGCAAACTTAAACGAAGATGAGAAAATTGTGCTTGAGCTTATGGAAGGCAGCACAACAGAAGATGAGTTAGCCATAAAAAGCAATATGGAGATAGGCAAGATAAGTGAAATTCTATTTGATTTGGAGCTAAAGGGTTTGATAAAACGCAACGATTACGGAGAGTATGAAAAAATTTAA
- a CDS encoding class I SAM-dependent methyltransferase, with amino-acid sequence MAKKLSKVEIDGIEALFYDEIMQLISGFTYQKFIEKVIRDMNISINDTILDFGSGTAKNICLMKNYTDGLIVGFDTSKNMIRQAKKRCKGKNVKIFYHDIRKPHPFKNQFDIVFVSFVLHGFIDSDRNRIIKNAYESLKEGGKFCILDYNEFDLESKNIFVKAVFKYGECPLASEFIKIDLKRKLKDFGFKTFEEHLYYSSLVRLLIANK; translated from the coding sequence ATGGCAAAAAAGTTGAGTAAAGTTGAAATTGACGGTATTGAAGCCCTTTTTTACGATGAGATAATGCAACTTATAAGCGGGTTTACATATCAGAAGTTTATAGAAAAAGTCATAAGAGATATGAACATCTCTATAAATGATACGATCTTGGATTTCGGGTCTGGAACAGCTAAGAATATTTGCCTGATGAAGAATTACACGGATGGACTAATTGTTGGTTTTGATACGAGCAAAAATATGATAAGACAGGCGAAGAAAAGATGTAAAGGAAAAAATGTCAAAATATTTTACCACGACATACGAAAGCCACATCCATTCAAAAACCAGTTTGATATCGTATTTGTCTCATTTGTCTTGCACGGATTTATAGACTCAGACAGAAACAGAATCATAAAAAACGCATACGAGAGTTTAAAAGAAGGCGGAAAATTTTGTATTCTTGATTACAACGAGTTCGACTTAGAAAGCAAAAATATTTTTGTCAAAGCCGTCTTCAAATATGGAGAGTGTCCTTTAGCAAGTGAGTTTATAAAAATAGACTTAAAAAGGAAGCTAAAGGATTTTGGATTTAAAACCTTTGAAGAGCATCTATATTACTCATCACTTGTGAGGTTGCTCATTGCAAACAAGTGA
- a CDS encoding aldehyde dehydrogenase family protein has protein sequence MKEFKTYIGGEWVSTNKTIDVIDKYSGEVIAKVPKADKKLVDKAVDAAAEAFEEFKKMPAYQRSEILEKAADLIKERSDEIAETICREAGKAWKYSVGEVNRGFETFKFASEEAKRIHGETVPMDASAGGVGRVGYYIRVPMGVLGAITPFNFPLNLVAHKVAPAIASGNTIVLKPASSTPITALILAEILEEAGLPKGVFNVVIGPGGEVGESLVTNDKVRKITFTGSAKVGHRLTQIAGIKRITLELGNNSATIIEKDADIDKAIPRCVDSAFANSGQVCISLQRIYVHKDIADEFTEKFAEATKKLKVGNPVEKDTDLGPMIDENEAKRAEEWIKEAVNMGAELVVGGKREGRVLQPTVLRNTTKDMRVMCMEVFAPIVSIVEYDTFEDAIQHVNDSDYGLQAGIYTNDIRKIHYAIDNLDVGGVMINDTSIFRVDHMPYGGNKMSGIGREGVRFAIEEMTNIKMVMINLN, from the coding sequence ATGAAAGAGTTTAAGACTTACATTGGCGGTGAATGGGTGTCAACCAATAAAACAATTGATGTTATAGACAAATATTCAGGTGAAGTGATAGCAAAAGTGCCAAAAGCAGATAAGAAGCTGGTTGATAAGGCTGTTGATGCTGCAGCTGAAGCATTTGAAGAGTTCAAAAAAATGCCAGCATACCAGCGCAGTGAAATCTTAGAGAAAGCTGCTGATTTGATAAAAGAAAGGTCTGATGAGATAGCAGAGACAATCTGCAGAGAAGCAGGTAAAGCATGGAAATACTCTGTCGGAGAAGTAAACAGGGGATTTGAGACATTCAAGTTTGCAAGTGAAGAAGCAAAAAGGATTCACGGTGAGACCGTGCCTATGGATGCAAGTGCAGGTGGTGTGGGCAGAGTTGGTTATTACATTAGAGTGCCGATGGGTGTCTTAGGCGCTATAACACCGTTTAACTTTCCGTTGAATCTCGTTGCCCACAAGGTTGCACCAGCCATAGCAAGTGGCAATACAATTGTTCTAAAACCAGCATCAAGCACACCCATAACGGCTCTTATCTTGGCTGAGATTTTAGAAGAAGCAGGCTTGCCTAAGGGTGTGTTTAATGTTGTTATAGGGCCTGGGGGAGAGGTTGGTGAATCGTTGGTTACAAACGATAAGGTAAGAAAAATAACATTCACAGGCTCTGCAAAGGTTGGACACAGGCTCACCCAGATTGCAGGCATTAAAAGAATTACACTTGAGCTTGGCAATAACTCTGCAACAATCATTGAAAAGGATGCTGATATAGATAAGGCTATACCGAGATGCGTCGATTCCGCATTTGCAAACTCCGGTCAGGTTTGTATCTCTCTTCAAAGGATCTATGTGCATAAAGATATAGCAGATGAGTTTACTGAAAAGTTTGCAGAAGCAACGAAAAAACTTAAGGTTGGCAATCCTGTTGAAAAAGATACAGACTTAGGCCCTATGATTGATGAGAATGAAGCAAAAAGGGCTGAAGAGTGGATAAAAGAAGCGGTAAATATGGGTGCTGAGCTTGTTGTAGGCGGGAAGAGAGAGGGTAGGGTTTTACAGCCAACGGTCTTGAGAAATACAACCAAGGATATGAGAGTTATGTGTATGGAAGTGTTTGCCCCTATTGTCTCGATTGTTGAGTATGATACATTTGAAGATGCCATTCAGCATGTGAATGATTCCGATTATGGTCTTCAGGCTGGAATTTATACAAACGACATAAGAAAGATTCATTATGCAATAGATAACCTTGATGTTGGCGGTGTAATGATAAACGACACATCAATATTCAGGGTTGACCATATGCCGTATGGCGGCAATAAGATGAGCGGTATAGGTAGGGAAGGCGTGCGTTTTGCAATTGAAGAGATGACGAATATAAAGATGGTGATGATAAATTTGAATTAA
- a CDS encoding LOG family protein — translation MKWATTFGASKVNDKKLYEEGVELGKFLVSQGYAVKCGGYQGLMEAVSRGVKEAGGTVVGVGLEYFEKQRPQNPYLTEKIVARTIFERLELLTKDSELFVVQQGSIGTLNELFLVWVFKYSLGMDVRVCLIGKPYLALRNCEFIDKKTLELIEIYETLDEFKVSFN, via the coding sequence ATGAAGTGGGCAACGACATTTGGAGCATCAAAAGTAAACGATAAAAAGCTATACGAAGAAGGTGTCGAGCTTGGAAAGTTTCTTGTAAGTCAAGGCTATGCTGTCAAATGCGGCGGATATCAAGGCTTGATGGAAGCCGTAAGTAGAGGCGTAAAAGAAGCAGGCGGAACTGTTGTTGGTGTTGGACTTGAGTATTTCGAAAAACAAAGGCCACAAAATCCGTATCTAACAGAAAAGATTGTTGCAAGGACAATATTTGAAAGGCTTGAGTTGCTTACTAAAGATTCAGAATTATTTGTTGTTCAACAGGGCAGCATAGGAACATTAAACGAGCTATTTTTAGTCTGGGTGTTTAAATACTCTCTTGGCATGGATGTAAGGGTTTGCCTTATTGGCAAACCCTACCTTGCTTTGAGAAATTGTGAGTTTATCGACAAAAAGACACTTGAGCTAATTGAAATATATGAGACATTGGATGAGTTCAAAGTGAGTTTTAACTGA
- the ubiE gene encoding bifunctional demethylmenaquinone methyltransferase/2-methoxy-6-polyprenyl-1,4-benzoquinol methylase UbiE, with the protein MYLSEKNKQIADMFSSIAPTYDLLNHLLSFNIDKIWRKKAINELEGSMFLDVATGTGDVAIQIKKQIKDSEVYGVDLSFEMLKIARKKAKNIEFVCAPAEKLPFKDNMFDGITIAFGFRNVVDRVNALFEFKRVLRSGGKLVILEFNRPVNRIFGALYEFYSFTFMPFLGRIISGHENAYRYLPSSIRRFPDVEFLAGMMRRVGFENVNYFPLTFGVSFIHVGIKP; encoded by the coding sequence ATGTATTTGAGTGAGAAAAACAAGCAGATTGCCGATATGTTCTCATCGATTGCACCGACTTATGACCTTCTCAATCACCTGTTGAGCTTTAATATTGACAAAATCTGGAGAAAAAAAGCAATTAATGAGCTTGAAGGCAGTATGTTTTTAGATGTTGCAACAGGAACGGGTGATGTTGCCATTCAGATAAAAAAACAGATAAAAGATTCTGAAGTTTACGGTGTTGATTTGAGCTTTGAGATGCTGAAGATAGCAAGGAAGAAGGCTAAAAATATTGAGTTTGTCTGTGCTCCTGCTGAAAAGCTGCCTTTTAAGGATAACATGTTCGATGGTATTACGATAGCTTTTGGTTTTAGAAATGTTGTTGATAGGGTGAATGCGTTGTTTGAGTTTAAACGGGTTTTAAGAAGCGGTGGCAAACTTGTGATTTTAGAGTTTAACAGGCCTGTTAATAGGATTTTTGGTGCGTTGTATGAGTTTTACTCCTTTACATTTATGCCGTTTTTGGGTAGGATTATTTCTGGTCATGAAAACGCCTATAGGTATTTGCCATCGTCAATTAGGCGTTTTCCTGATGTTGAGTTTTTAGCTGGTATGATGAGAAGGGTTGGTTTTGAGAATGTTAATTACTTTCCACTCACTTTTGGCGTCTCATTTATTCATGTTGGTATAAAACCTTAA
- a CDS encoding type II toxin-antitoxin system PemK/MazF family toxin, whose amino-acid sequence MTKYSFGDIVIIGFPYTNMNSAVMRPAVVLVDTGDEDVIVSKITSQKRDVDTDMDITNWQNKGLLRKSYVRLSKIATLNRRDIKKKISSLDEEDIKKAKSVLRKLFDL is encoded by the coding sequence ATGACGAAGTACTCGTTCGGTGATATAGTAATAATTGGCTTTCCATATACAAATATGAATAGTGCTGTTATGAGGCCTGCTGTTGTGCTTGTTGATACGGGTGATGAAGATGTTATAGTAAGCAAGATAACTTCTCAGAAGCGTGATGTTGACACGGATATGGACATAACAAACTGGCAGAACAAAGGGCTTTTGAGAAAGAGTTATGTAAGACTTTCGAAGATTGCAACACTCAATAGAAGGGATATAAAAAAGAAGATAAGCAGTCTTGACGAAGAAGATATAAAAAAGGCGAAGAGTGTTTTAAGAAAACTTTTCGATTTATAG
- the prfB gene encoding peptide chain release factor 2 (programmed frameshift) has protein sequence MREEIVELKSKIEKLKEYLDPPAKEKELKKIQEELENSSNWNDYQLLQSLKKKQNTIEKQLDTIRELEDDVEMLLELSELAEGDESLADELKENIENLRKKVDAAEVEAFLSGKHDSSNAIITIHSGAGGTEACDWVSMLFRMYSMWCDKNGYKLEIMDLQPGDEAGYKSITFLVEGDKAYGYLKTEHGVHRLVRISPFDANKRRHTSFASVSVLPEIAEDDTEIEINPADLKIDTFRASGAGGQHVNRTDSAVRITHIPTGIVVSCQNERSQHKNKAFALKILKSKLYQLEQEKKRKELEQLEGEKKKIEWGSQIRSYVLHPYKMVKDHRTGVEKKDMAALSVLDGEIDDFIREALKEKVVE, from the exons ATGAGAGAAGAGATCGTTGAGTTGAAGAGCAAAATAGAGAAGCTAAAGGAGTATCTT GACCCTCCTGCTAAGGAGAAGGAGCTTAAAAAGATTCAAGAAGAATTAGAAAACAGCAGCAACTGGAACGACTATCAGCTTCTTCAGTCGTTAAAGAAAAAGCAAAATACCATAGAAAAGCAGCTTGATACAATTAGAGAGTTGGAAGATGATGTTGAGATGCTGCTTGAGTTGAGCGAATTGGCAGAAGGCGATGAGAGTCTTGCAGATGAGTTAAAGGAGAATATTGAAAATTTAAGAAAAAAGGTTGATGCTGCTGAAGTTGAAGCATTTTTAAGTGGCAAACATGACTCGTCTAACGCTATTATAACGATTCATTCTGGCGCTGGTGGGACAGAAGCCTGCGATTGGGTTTCGATGCTTTTTAGGATGTATTCGATGTGGTGCGATAAAAATGGTTATAAGCTTGAAATAATGGATTTACAGCCAGGTGATGAAGCCGGATACAAGAGCATAACATTTTTGGTTGAAGGAGATAAGGCTTACGGTTATCTAAAAACAGAGCATGGTGTTCATAGACTTGTGAGAATTTCACCGTTTGATGCCAATAAAAGAAGACATACAAGCTTTGCATCTGTTTCTGTTTTACCAGAGATAGCAGAAGACGATACTGAGATTGAAATAAATCCAGCCGATTTGAAGATTGACACATTTAGGGCAAGCGGTGCTGGTGGCCAACATGTAAACAGAACAGACTCTGCGGTAAGGATTACACATATTCCAACGGGTATTGTTGTCAGCTGTCAGAATGAGAGAAGTCAGCATAAGAATAAGGCTTTTGCATTGAAGATATTAAAATCTAAACTGTATCAACTTGAGCAGGAGAAAAAGAGAAAAGAGCTTGAACAGTTGGAAGGCGAAAAGAAAAAGATAGAGTGGGGCAGTCAGATTAGGTCTTATGTTCTGCATCCGTATAAGATGGTTAAAGACCATAGAACGGGTGTTGAGAAGAAGGATATGGCTGCTTTGTCTGTGCTTGATGGTGAAATTGATGATTTTATAAGAGAAGCTTTGAAAGAGAAAGTGGTGGAGTAG
- a CDS encoding type II toxin-antitoxin system VapC family toxin: protein MSSKTVLVDTNVLIYAIDLESRFHSCAVKFLSNSSISLFTTSKNISEFLVVLTRNRELSLSVNECWRVLNSLLKNFTILYLFRFSLSIFKELTEKYEPKGLRIHDVEIASIGISFGVSTILTNNPADFDYIDEFVVEPLCKNTEE from the coding sequence ATGAGCAGCAAGACGGTTCTTGTTGACACTAATGTCCTGATATATGCTATCGATTTAGAATCAAGGTTTCATAGTTGTGCGGTGAAATTTTTGTCTAATAGTTCTATTTCTCTTTTTACTACATCTAAGAACATATCGGAGTTTTTGGTTGTCTTGACAAGAAATAGAGAGTTATCTTTGTCCGTAAATGAGTGCTGGAGAGTTTTGAATTCTTTGCTCAAAAACTTTACGATTCTTTACCTTTTTCGTTTTTCTCTCTCTATATTTAAAGAATTAACTGAAAAATATGAACCAAAAGGGTTAAGAATCCATGATGTAGAGATAGCAAGTATTGGAATTTCTTTTGGTGTATCTACAATATTAACAAATAATCCGGCAGACTTTGATTATATTGATGAATTTGTTGTTGAACCTTTATGTAAAAATACGGAGGAATAA
- the lysS gene encoding lysine--tRNA ligase, with translation MAETENKLIQRRIEKLEELKKSGIDPYFNGFEPDSFAQDLHDEFDEKEQEELEKINKPVKVAGRIMAYRSFGKAGFLKLKDFTGYIQVYAEKKSLPEDEFKLYKKLDIGDIIGVEGVLFKTKTGELTVRATKIVFLTKSLRPLPEKWHGLKDKELRYRQRYLDLIVNDSTKETIIKRFKIINAIREFMQSKRFIEVETPMLHKLVGGAAAKPFITHLNALDMTLYLRIAPELYLKRLVVGGLERVFEINRNFRNEGMDLKHNPEFTMMEFYIAYKDYKFLMDFTEELFDYVLDKIGIEDRKIEYDGNVIDFSRPWKRIDFYEGLKEIGGVSDEIINDRKKAFKLAKELEKKVDENTSHEKILAEIFDALVEPKLINPTFVYGYPVAISPLAKRNRENPNITDRFELFIGAMEVANAFSELNDPFDQKERFLKQLEERKKGDEEASMYDADYIRALEYGLPPTAGEGIGIDRVVMLLTGNPSIRDVILFPLMKDKEEE, from the coding sequence ATGGCAGAAACTGAGAACAAGCTTATCCAAAGAAGGATTGAAAAACTTGAAGAGTTAAAAAAGAGCGGTATAGACCCTTACTTTAACGGGTTTGAGCCTGACAGCTTTGCTCAGGATTTGCATGATGAGTTTGACGAAAAAGAACAGGAAGAACTCGAAAAAATAAATAAGCCTGTGAAGGTTGCAGGCAGGATAATGGCATACAGGAGCTTCGGTAAGGCTGGTTTTTTAAAATTAAAGGATTTTACAGGATACATTCAGGTTTATGCTGAAAAGAAAAGCTTGCCAGAAGATGAGTTTAAGCTCTATAAAAAACTTGATATAGGCGACATAATCGGCGTTGAAGGTGTTTTGTTTAAAACAAAAACAGGAGAACTTACAGTAAGAGCAACAAAAATAGTATTCTTAACAAAATCTTTAAGGCCATTGCCTGAGAAGTGGCACGGCTTGAAGGATAAAGAGTTAAGATATAGACAGAGATACCTTGACTTAATTGTTAACGATTCGACGAAAGAGACGATTATAAAGAGATTTAAAATAATCAATGCGATTAGGGAGTTTATGCAGTCTAAAAGGTTTATTGAAGTTGAGACACCGATGCTGCATAAACTCGTAGGTGGTGCTGCTGCAAAGCCGTTTATTACGCATCTTAATGCACTTGATATGACGCTTTATTTAAGAATAGCACCTGAGCTTTATTTGAAAAGGTTGGTTGTTGGCGGACTTGAGCGAGTGTTTGAGATAAACAGAAATTTTAGAAACGAAGGCATGGATTTAAAGCATAATCCAGAGTTTACGATGATGGAGTTCTATATTGCTTACAAGGACTATAAATTTTTGATGGACTTTACTGAAGAGTTGTTTGATTATGTTTTAGATAAAATTGGTATTGAAGATAGAAAGATTGAATATGACGGCAATGTAATTGATTTCTCAAGGCCCTGGAAACGCATAGATTTCTATGAAGGTTTAAAAGAGATTGGCGGTGTATCAGATGAGATAATAAACGATAGAAAAAAAGCATTCAAGCTTGCCAAAGAACTTGAGAAAAAGGTTGATGAGAATACATCTCATGAGAAGATTTTGGCTGAGATATTCGATGCTTTGGTTGAACCTAAGCTTATCAATCCAACATTTGTTTATGGCTATCCTGTTGCTATATCACCACTTGCAAAAAGAAATAGGGAAAATCCAAATATAACCGATAGGTTTGAGCTGTTTATTGGAGCGATGGAAGTTGCAAACGCATTTAGCGAGCTTAACGACCCATTTGACCAGAAAGAGAGATTTTTAAAACAGCTCGAAGAGAGAAAAAAGGGTGATGAAGAAGCATCAATGTATGATGCTGATTACATCAGAGCACTTGAGTATGGTTTGCCGCCAACAGCTGGTGAAGGTATAGGAATAGACAGGGTTGTTATGCTTCTAACAGGTAATCCTTCAATCAGGGATGTTATTCTATTTCCACTTATGAAAGATAAAGAGGAAGAGTAA